The following proteins are encoded in a genomic region of Syngnathoides biaculeatus isolate LvHL_M chromosome 15, ASM1980259v1, whole genome shotgun sequence:
- the fam161b gene encoding protein FAM161B has translation MSEPEITLTSGWASETLHRRLQNLSEAIQRQLQEAERRHREQLESRIQHNTLLSADLNRLSPQTKLVESSSAALKSSPECNHLSSPPPTRTQHCQRGASSKTTQQMKEEEAEAECRKKFSALPVPVQVSRPLYREMMEHRDKERKRGLEQRKTFLLSLQKPFNFHQKEDKRQDKVDELLKRVSLEAKKTAANNVQKSSSKQVKAPTDNCRKIHVSVTQEEKHEKPKVRIAERTRMEKLGFLYEKPSFRPKINRQVPDFSHLHKTLHTDARRASLTQETTKCQPFYLRTSALPARESKPTPEKSQISSQSNLARSKSCSALKSLSADTLPIYITDATRKRCMAIRTTMEIRDGKNKESADWSRKYHSKSEAMKKMVSHHAKLLDPHKSLKRSMMKDCSTIRRRIDRGREIT, from the exons ATGTCCGAGCCGGAGATAACGCTGACAAGTGGTTGGGCATCGGAAACTCTCCATCGGAGGCTGCAGAACCTGAGCGAAGCGATCCAACGGCAGCTGCAGGAGGCGGAGAGGAGGCACAGAGAGCAGTTGGAGAGCCGGATTCAACACAACACACTGCTCTCAGCAGATCTAAACCGACTGTCTCCGCAGACTAA GCTGGTGGAGTCATCTTCTGCAGCCTTGAAATCTTCACCAGAGTGCAACCATCTCTCCAGTCCACCTCCCACCCGGACGCAGCACTGCCAACGAGGGGCTTCAAGCAAAACAACGCAGCAGATGAAAGAGGAGGAGGCCGAGGCGGAGTGCAGGAAAAAGTTCAGCGCACTTCCTGTCCCCGTTCAAGTCAGCCGTCCTCTCTACCGGGAGATGATGGAGCACAGGGACAAGGAAAGGAAGCGAGGGTTAGAGCAAAGGAAAACGTTTCTGCTTTCTCTTCAGAAACCTTTCAACTTCCATCAGAAAGAAGATAAGAGACAGGACAAGGTGGATGAACTGTTGAAACGAGTTTCACTGGAGGCAAAAAAGACGGCTGCAAATAATGTTCAAAAGTCCTCTTCCAAACAAGTTAAAGCGCCAACAG ACAACTGCAGGAAAATCCACGTCAGCGTCACACAAGAGGAGAAACACGAAAAGCCTAAAGTCCGCATTGCAGAGCGCACCAGAATGGAAAAGCTGGGATTCCTGTATGAGAAGCCGAGCTTCCGGCCCAAGATCAACCGCCAGGTGCCCGATTTCAGCCATCTGCACAAAACTCTGCATACAGACGCTCGGCGAGCATCACTAACTCAAGAGACGACCAAGTGTCAACCCTTCTACCTGAGAACATCTGCTCTTCCTGCCAGGGAAAGTAAGCCCACTCCCGAAAAGTCACAG ATATCCAGTCAAAGTAATCTGGCTCGAAGTAAATCATGCAGTGCCTTAAAGTCGCTGTCTGCAGACACGCTCCCAATTTACATCACAGACGCGACAAGGAAACGCTGCATGGCCATCAG GACCACCATGGAGATCAGGGATGGGAAGAATAAGGAGAGTGCAGACTGGTCGAGGAAATACCATAGCAAGTCGGAGGCCATGAAGAAGATGGTTTCCCACCATGCCAAGTTGTTGGACCCTCACAAAAGCTTGAAGAGGTCTATGATGAAAGACTGCAGCACCATCA GGAGACGGATCGACAGAGGACGAGAGATTACATGA
- the ngb gene encoding neuroglobin, producing the protein MEKLSGKDKELIRSSWESLGKNKVPHGVIMFSRLFELDPALLSLFHYNTNCGNTQDCLSSPEFLEHVTKVMLVIDAAVSHLDDLHSLEDFLLNLGRKHQAVGVNPQSFAMVGDSLLYMLQCNLGQAYTAPMRQAWLNMYGIVVAAMSQGWSENGEDKAD; encoded by the exons ATGGAGAAGCTGTCAGGAAAGGACAAGGAGCTGATACGGAGCAGCTGGGAGAGCCTGGGCAAGAACAAAGTTCCTCATGGCGTCATCATGTTTTCCAG GCTTTTTGAGTTGGACCCAGCTCTTCTCAGTCTTTTCCACTACAACACAAACTGTGGCAACACACAAGACTGCCTCTCAAGCCCAGAGTTTCTGGAGCATGTCACCAAG GTGATGCTTGTGATCGATGCCGCCGTTAGCCACCTGGACGATCTTCACTCGTTGGAGGATTTTCTTCTCAACCTGGGGAGGAAGCATCAGGCCGTAGGGGTCAACCCACAGTCATTTGCT ATGGTGGGAGATTCACTCCTGTACATGCTCCAGTGCAATTTGGGCCAGGCCTACACGGCGCCCATGCGTCAAGCCTGGCTCAACATGTACGGGATCGTGGTGGCGGCCATGAGCCAAGGATGGTCCGAGAACGGCGAGGACAAGGCTGATTGA
- the entpd5a gene encoding ectonucleoside triphosphate diphosphohydrolase 5 → MAGPNLLLSLLLGLLAGSFFAEATYYRPHRYFPHFIRFRQPPSNMENHLPEVVHPAARAPHPDVPKFPVIPEVLPPTPEDIQSLPEAYHAEPEVIRLPPHAAPAPADTTRVFYGVMFDAGSTGTRIHIYKFIQKDPVELPVLDNEMYHAVKPGLSAYKDNPEEGGNTVRQLLKIAKKTIPEEEWKRTPVVLKATAGLRLLPEDRASALLNEVRHVFQESPFYVPHNSVTIMNGTNEGVLAWVTVNFLTGHLYSNTRRTVGILDLGGGSTQITFLPKSKKTVQAAPHSYIAKFNLFNNTYQLYTHSYLGNGLYAARLATLGALGAEGLDWKVFTSSCLPKKFKEDVTFGGTTYKVSGVPDGYAGYRLCYYEVMKVIKGIVHQPYEVKGSSVFYAFSYYFDRAVESGLIDGSRGGAIEVRDFKKRAKEVCNKMAKYRAISPFLCMDMTYITCLLKEGFGFKDNTVLQLAKKVNNVETSWALGATFDYFRNLNIH, encoded by the exons CTCTTGCTGGGGCTCCTGGCGGGGAGCTTCTTCGCCGAGGCCACCTACTACCGGCCCCACCGCTACTTCCCGCACTTCATCCGCTTCCGCCAGCCTCCCTCCAACATGGAAAACCACCTCCCGGAGGTCGTGCACCCGGCGGCCAGAGCCCCGCATCCCGACGTGCCCAAGTTTCCCGTCATTCCCGAAGTCCTCCCCCCGACACCCGAAGACATCCAGAGCTTGCCGGAGGCTTACCACGCGGAGCCCGAAGTCATCCGCCTGCCGCCTCATgctgcccccgcccccgccgacACGACGCGGGTCTTCTACGGCGTCATGTTCGACGCGGGCAGCACCGGCACCAGGATCCACATCTACAAATTCATCCAGAAAGACCCAG TTGAGCTCCCAGTTCTGGACAATGAAATGTAccatgcagtgaaaccaggacTTTCTGCTTATAAAGACAACCCTGAGGAG GGTGGCAACACGGTGCGTCAGTTGCTGAAGATAGCCAAGAAGACCATCCCAGAGGAGGAGTGGAAAAGGACCCCGGTGGTCCTGAAGGCCACGGCGGGCCTGCGCCTGCTGCCCGAGGACAGAGCCAGCGCTCTTTTGAACGAG GTGCGTCATGTTTTTCAAGAGTCTCCCTTCTACGTGCCACACAACAGTGTCACCATTATGAATGGAACAAACGAAG GAGTCCTGGCCTGGGTCACGGTGAACTTCCTTACAG GGCACTTGTATTCCAACACAAGGAGGACAGTGGGCATCCTGGACTTGGGAGGCGGGTCTACGCAGATAACATTCCTCCCCAAGTCGAAG AAAACAGTTCAAGCTGCTCCCCATAGTTACATCGCCAAATTCAACTTGTTCAATAACACGTATCAGCTCTACACGCACAG CTACCTTGGAAATGGACTGTACGCGGCCCGTTTGGCAACTCTCGGAGCACTGGGAGCTGAAG gtCTGGATTGGAAAGTCTTCACCAGTTCCTGCCTACCAAAGAAGTTCAAAGAAGATGTGACTTTTGGTGGAACCACTTACAAAGTCAGCGGAGTTCCAGATG GCTATGCGGGCTACAGGCTGTGCTACTACGAGGTGATGAAGGTCATCAAGGGAATCGTGCATCAGCCTTATGAGGTGAAAGGCAGTAGCGTGTTCTATGCTTTTTCCTACTACTTCGACAGAGCTGTGGAGTCTGGCCTCATTG ATGGCAGCCGAGGTGGCGCAATCGAAGTCAGGGACTTTAAAAAGAGAGCCAAAGAGG TGTGCAACAAAATGGCCAAATACCGTGCCATCAGCCCCTTCCTGTGCATGGACATGACGTACATCACTTGCTTGCTGAAGGAGGGCTTTGGCTTCAAGGACAACACAGTGCTCCAG CTGGCGAAAAAGGTGAACAACGTGGAGACCAGTTGGGCCCTGGGTGCCACCTTTGACTACTTCAGGAACCTCAACATCCACTAA
- the coq6 gene encoding ubiquinone biosynthesis monooxygenase COQ6, mitochondrial: MLSLTRGSVALKGLGRCLITVKSISRRLVCAEHADDIGNSEVYDVIISGGGMVGSAMACSLGMDPNLSEKKILLLEAGNRKVMEKPPDNYSTRVSSISPGSATLLSGVGAWEHITKLRCKPYKKMQVWDACSDALITFDKDNLEEEMAYIVENDVVVAALTKQLESLSDNVQVKYRSKVVKYTWPMPHRAVHSMPWVQVRLASGEILQTKLLIGADGPNSIVRRQLGIPTIKWNYDQSAVVAVLDLSESTENNVAWQRFLPTGPIAMLPLSDTESSLVWSTSHHLAEELLGMDDECFVDAINSAFWSNENQSELVETAGSLFRSALAAIMPSAGSPRQLPPSVAGIGPKSRVMFPLGMGHASEYIRHRVALIGDAAHRVHPLAGQGANLGFGDVACLTQLLSQAAFNGKDLGAMQHLLEYETERQRHNLPMMAAIDLMKRLYSTNTAPVVLLRTFGLQATNMLPTLKEQIMAFASK, from the exons ATGCTCAGCCTTACAAGGGGTAGCGTAGCCCTCAAAGGGTTGGGGCGGTgtttaattacagtaaaaagTATCAGTCGAAGACTAGTGTGCGCAGAGCATGCCGACGACATTGGCAACAGTGAAGTTTATGATGTTATTATATCAGGGGGAGGCATGGTTGGATCTGCAATGGCATGCTCCCTAG GCATGGATCCTAATTTGTCAGAGAAGAAGATCCTTCTCCTTGAAGCAGGGAACAGGAAAGTGATGGAAAAGCCCCCTGACAACTACAGCACCAGAGTCAGCTCCATTAGTCCGGGGTCTGCCACACTCCTCAGTG GTGTTGGCGCATGGGAGCATATCACAAAGTTGAGGTGCAAGCCTTATAAGAAGATGCAG GTTTGGGATGCCTGCTCCGATGCCCTGATCACATTTGATAAGGACAACCTGGAAGAGGAGATGGCTTATATCGTAGAGAACGACGTGGTCGTGGCTGCACTCACCAAGCAGCTGGAGAGTCTGTCCG ACAACGTGCAAGTCAAGTACAGGTCCAAAGTGGTGAAGTACACATGGCCCATGCCCCACCGGGCTGTGCATTCCATGCCCTGGGTGCAGGTCAGGTTGGCCAGCGGGGAAATTCTTCAGACCAAACTGCTA ATCGGAGCAGATGGGCCCAACTCCATTGTAAGGCGTCAATTAGGGATCCCCACTAtcaagtggaattatgaccaatcAGCTGTGGTTGCTGTGCTGGATTTGTCAGAG TCCACAGAGAACAATGTGGCATGGCAGAGGTTCCTCCCAACTGGACCCATTGCAATGTTACCG CTGTCAGACACGGAGAGCTCTCTGGTGTGGTCGACCAGCCATCACCTGGCTGAGGAGCTCCTGGGGATGGATGACGAGTGCTTCGTTGACGCCATTAACTCAGCCTTT TGGAGTAATGAGAACCAGTCGGAGCTGGTCGAGACAGCCGGGTCACTCTTCCGGAGCGCCCTCGCTGCCATCATGCCGTCTGCAGGTTCACCTCGCCAGCTGCCCCCCAGTGTGGCCGGCATCGGCCCCAAATCACGCGTCATGTTCCCTCTCGGCATGGGCCATGCGTCTGAGTACATCAGGCACAGAGTTGCGCTTATTGG GGACGCGGCCCATCGTGTCCATCCTCTGGCTGGTCAGGGAGCCAACCTGGGCTTCGGGGATGTGGCTTGCCTCACACAGCTACTGAGCCAGGCCGCCTTTAACGGGAAGGACCTGG GAGCAATGCAGCACCTTTTAGAATATGAAACTGAGCGCCAGCGACACAACCTGCCCATGATGGCCGCCATTGACCTCATGAAGCGCCTCTATTCCACGAATACGGCTCCTGTGGTTCTCCTCCGCACCTTTGGCCTGCAGGCCACCAACATGCTCCCGACGCTAAAA GAGCAGATCATGGCGTTTGCCAGCAAGTAA